TCGCGCGTCACCTCATCGGAGGGTCTTAAGATTCTTGATGATACAGAAGGTTCAACTAGAGAAGATGGTGTGACAAATATTGTCTACAAAGAGATTTTCGGAAATCTCAGGACACGTAAGTCTTATATTAGCCTTTCCTAAGAACAACGGTTTTAGAACCTACCAATACATAGATGTCTTACTTATGCTTACTTCATTACAGGAAACAGCTATGAAGGCCACTCCAGTATCCCACATATCGGAGAATCATAACTGTCACTGGAAACTAATGTTCTGCTAGACCCTTATTTATCATTCCACCTTATTTTATATACAGAAAGTGTTTCCCACATCTGCTTTGCTTATGGATTTATTCAGTCTCTATATATCTAAACAAAAGTCCCTGTTACAATATTTATTCTCTGCCTGCCTTTTGTTTTGCAATTCAAGTTGCCATACATATGCAATTTTTAAAAAAAACCCGATATAACACTTAAGTTACGGGAAAAACAATATATGAGGTAGACTTATAAATTGTTAAATAAATTTGGTCCAGATATATGACTTAGCATACGACCCTCAACATCATTTGTTTTCTGTTAGATACTAAATGACATAAGATAATAGATATGAATTTATAAGGATGTAAGAAAAAGTTATAAAGTTTCAGTTATATAAAAAAAAAACCTAAAAAAGTACCATCGACTAAATGAAATTGTTACTCATGCACGTGCCAATATTAATTTTTTTATCCCAAGCAACCAATATATCATTTCATTTGCGGTGAGAAACTATATCTCAGGTAAACTTTTAAATTGTTAATTACATTAAAACTGGCTTGGAAAAAATACTTAGAAGCAAAAAAAAAACCTCATATACTAAAGTTAAGAGTATTTACAGAATCGGAAAAATGAACTGTTGTCATCAACCCCTTCAGATTACATAAAACGTTCATACAAAAGTTTTACAAATCAACATAACTAACTTTAATCTCGAATAATTGCATCAACATGCGTTACCTTCCACTAACACTCTAAAAACTAAACAGTCACCGCTGCTCCTAGCTTCTTATAAATAGACGTGCGACCCAAGCACCTTACCGAAACATCTTCCCATACAAACACAACTCAAAAATCTCAAACCAGTCCCATGGATCAGAGAAGAGCAAAGAAGCAGAGCCTTGAAAACATGCCAGAAGACCTGCGCATGGTCATTGTTTCTAAAGTGGGAGCTGACTCCGCATTGGACTACTTCAACGCGATCATAGCGTCCAAAAGCCTCTGCTTCCGTTTTGACAACCGCTTTATCGCTAGAGATCTCAACCTCGAGCCGTTGGTCAAGAAACCAGCCCAAGCGAAGAGATACAGATCGTTAATGGACAGCTGTCTCAAAGCCAATAACGTTCATGCTCACTTCGTGACAGGTATGCTTCAGGTTGACTACATTGTGTTGTTATCAGATGTAGCATTTGATAAACTTTCCTTACAGGTATGCTTCAGTACTTCGACTCCCCAAATCAATTCTTGGGTATGCATCACCTCCGCATAGCATCAAAGGCTGGTCACCTCCAAGAAAGGTACGTTTATGGAGTTCTCCTCATGGCCATAGGCCAAACTGAAAAAGGAGTACGAATCATCAACAAATTGACCGATGAGAAGGGTATTGAAACAGTGAAAAACTGCATCCAAGATTTCACGCTCTCTCTGTACCGCCTGGACCGCAACGTGATGGATATCTACGTAACATCCTTCACCGCGATGAAGCCAGATCATCAGTGCCAACCTCCGGAGATCAACACAGCATGCTTGAAATGTTACCACTTCTTTTTGGATATCTAAAACAACCTTCACGTTATATGTTCATGTCGTTTTGCCGTTTGCGTTTTGCATCTCTATTTCTATTTCAGTCCTCAGTTTGTGTTTCTGTTTCAGCTCTTGCTTTGTTTCCTTTACACTTTGCAGCCCTTGCTCTGTTTCCAGTTCTAGATTTCAATTATTAAAATCTAAAACCTTTTCAAATAAAAAACGCAATCACTTCTTTACAGTTATCCATTTCAATGTCTGTTAGTCTTTATGTTTAGTCAATCGTTTCTTACAATTTAACTACAACTGATACTGCGATCAATAACTTAAGGTCTTCTAACTATATACTTCATGAGCTTAAATAATTCTCCAGCCCAAATACCAACAACTCCGGAATCGTACCAAAAAATACAACCTCTCGTCTTCCGCAAACCGTTCAATAACCAACACATTTAAAACCATATGATGTTATTATCTCAAGAAGAAGAACATGCCCAAAAAAAAACATGGCCCGTTATTATCTCATTATTCTATTACCATATTCACTTTCACAGATCATAAATCAGAAAACATATAAAATGTTGTTGGGCCTTTCAATGTTGAAATTGGCCCAGATCACCCGTCGCGTCAACCTATAGATTCGAGTTTTCTTTTCCTTAGCGAGGGAAACTCGAGTCTCTTCTTCTTCCTTCACTCCACCGCTGTCTCTTCGAATCTTATCGCCATGGCTGAGCCGATCAGTTCTTCTACCATTCCATCTAGACGTCGGAGGTTCAGTGAAGTCGACTATTCCTTCGGAGAAAACTACCGCTACAGTTCAGGAGTTCCATTCGCAACATTCGATGAACGTCTCCAACGAAGCCGACATCTATTCTCCGGCGCTGTTCCGATCATCGGAGATAAAACTCACCGTTTTCCTAATAACGAAGCCGCTTCCGGGTATCGTTGTCTTTCTCTTCTAGGCTTTATGGTTCAAGGTTCTTTAGATCCTAAGGATCGCTCTTTAGATGCGGCGTTTGAGGTTATCGATAGTGTAGGATGGGCTTACACTGTGATGCATGTGCATCCATTCTGTCCTAGGGTAGTGAGAGAGTTTATCTCAAACCAACCCTTTGATGATGAAGGTGTTCTTATTCGGGGACACGGGTTTCAGTTTAGCCCTTCGGTGATCAATCGATTGATGATGACACCATCAGTTACTCGGTCTTTTGGGTGGAGGGAAGTTGTTCTGAAGGAAGCTATCTCACACCTCACTGGAGGCAAATGTTCCGGATGGAGGGTTTCAATCTCAACGCTTTGATCAATCCGTTCCAAACTCTTTATCTTGTTTGTGAGTTGAATTGGCTTCCAGGTCCTGAGGCAGATTTGATGATCAAAAATCGACTACGCCTTCTATATGCTGTTGCCAAACGCAACCCTATTAACTTTGGCCATCTTGTGTATGATCAAGTTATCGAGATGACCCGCTTAACAGACTCGGATACGAATTTGGTTTTTCCAAACCTCATCTACCAACTCTTGATGCTTCAACATGAGGTTCCTTTGTTGACAGGCGACGAAAAAGCTATTGGAAGAGGGTTCCCTATCCAGGGATTTGCAGGTGATACGAGTGGACCAAGAGGACGTGGGAGGCTGAATTAGTGTAGTACCAAGCTGTTTTTTTTGTTTGGTCCATAGTCCTTCATGGTGCTTAATTTTTTCTTGTGACTATTACATGTTCTTTTTGTTAACTGTTATGACAATGATGTTTTAGTATGGGTTTATTGTCTAAACCAAAGATGTATAAGGTAAATATTGGCACCAAAGGAATATGATCAGTGGTGTAGTTAAAATCTTTGGGATCTTTGCCCATGTTGAGTTATTGGTAGGGTGCTTTATACCATAAGAAGAAAAACTTATAACATAAGCTTTCTATATTAAATATTCCAAATCCCGATTCTACAATCCAAAGTGGGAAATATAACTCTGTGGCTAATGCCTGAGTCTTGCTTACCAAGATTCAACACATAATTTTTTTATAAATAACATAGTTACTAAAACGCAGGCTTTCGACTTCTGAACGCTGCTGGGTAAAAATAAAAAAAACGCTAAGTGTTTATCCTATTGATCGAGACAACAAGTACCTAAACAATATGGCCAGACTCAAGCCTCCAAGAAGTTGCGATCTTCAAAACAATAATCAACTATGCAAGGATTGCTATTACTTTTTGAGAGTGGAGAAATTTGTACAATACGTACATCATAGATAAATTGTTTCTTTCGTTCATTTTTCCTTCCAATTTGGTTTCTTCAAAATTTATTAAAGAGGACATGGCTTCTAAATAATAAATACACTCTATTGTATTCATCTCTATATTAAAGTTTATTATAATGCCACATACCAATAGCATACGACCATCAACATCATTTGTGGCACACAACATATCCAAAAATTCACACATCAAGATATTCGAACCCGGCGCATAGACCCCTAGTCTATTATTATAAAGAAGGGTATTCTTGGTGTCCACGGCAGCTGCCACCTATGAAAGTCGCCTCCTGTCCATATGACACGTGTCCGATAGATGAAACTCACCATTTCATTTAAACGGTTTGATGGGCTTCAGCTTTGATGGGCTTCAGCAAGGCATCTCGTGACTCCTCATGTCATCTCTGTGGCGGCTCCGCGATTGCCTCCCTCCGTTGCCGAGACCAAGCTTCCTTCGCGACCGTAAGCCACGTTATCTCCTAGCTCTCAAAGTCGTCGATCTCACTTCCAATTGCAGAAGATCTCAAGCCGCGGCAGCCAATCTCACTTCTATTTTCGTCTGAAGGGTTGATGGTTGACCGTCTCCGACTCTTCACTTCGTCGTCACCATTTTGACTCTCTATAATTCGTCGTTACCGCGACCCACTTTGATTAATCAATTATCTTCTTTACTCCTTTCGTCTCCTTTTATATCAGAATTATGCTTTATGGTTTGAATCCAGTGGTTTATTATTTTTATTTTTGTTTGTAATTGTTTTCAGGAACCACTCATTCCAGCCAGAAACATCCGGATACTCTGTTCACGTAGCTATGTTCACAAGAAGTTGCTTAGCAGAGGATGATACTCTGATCACGCAGCTATTCGTAAAACGGTATCTATCTCTTCTTGGCCGACTACAGATAATATTTTTTTGGTTGTTTCATTCAATTGTTTTTGTCTGGTAATTAGGAGATAGTGAAATTGAGGAGACAATCAGAGAGATGGAAGCAACAGAGATGGAAGCAATGATGAAATGAAATAATTTGAGCAAGTAAGTTTAAAACTGGAAAGCCTATTATCCTAAGCACTTTGCTATTGACAAAATCTGTTATATATATAATGATTAGAAGGATGCCGAGAAACAGCTGTGAAATCGTTGCAGAGTAGACGACCATAATGCAAGAAGCTATATAACTTAAAGGAAACAAAAAAATGTTTTACATTTTTTTTAGGATAAATGGTCATCCGTTTGATGCAGAAATGTTCTACTTGAGGCATGTATGCACAAAGTGACAGAAGAGTCAGAAAAACGTGGAGCAGTTTGGTCTGAAAAGTGGCCAGAGTAGAGATTGTTCATCAGTGGGTTGAAGACACATATGGAAATCAGCACAAGAGGATTTCACAGCAGACATGATTGTTTAAAAACTATTGTTTCAGTCATACTTCAAGGGTGTAGGAATTGATTGGTGGTATGTGAGAAACGTTATGGATTGAGAGCTATATATGGAGGGTAAGCACTGAAAAAAAATCTTTCACCAATACAAAATTGGCTCCATGTATCTGTTACGAAATGATATATCTCTCTTTCTGGCTTTCAGTTTTATTGCTGCATTGAAGGATCTGAGACAGTGAGACTCTGTGTGATTAATGTACTTTCCTCAAACTTACGACCTTCATGATGATTCATCAATTCTCTGCACTGAAGAAGAGGTATGTATATATACAGCACTCTCACATATATGCATCTCTATTGCCTTTTTTATATTTATGAATGCAAAATCTGATGTGTAAACAAAACCTTTAGGTGCAGCTTGGTGTCTGTAATGGTTGAAGTGGACCGAATTCTTAGACCACAAGGAACATTTATAGTAAATGATGGCATGGAAAAGATAGGAGAAATTGAGAAGATGATGGAATCACTGAAATGGAATGTAAGAATGACACATTCCAGATATGGAGAAGGAGTGATCTCTGTTCAGAAGTCATGGTGGCGTCCAACAGAGGTCAAGACCATTACATCGGCCATAGCAAGTGAAAGAGAATTGGTTTAATATAGTTTAATGAGAATGTTTCTTTTATGATCACGTTGATTGTTTACATTGTATTAGGCCAATATGTGTATCATTTTTTACATTGACGAAAATTGTATACAAGACATTGTCCCTATAATGTAAGCTTTTTATAAGTTTTTTATTTGGTCCTAAACACCCGTGGAATATTTATACTACTGCAGCAAACTTATATAGACTGTCTATTTGAACTATAGGTATATAATGAACTCATGTTAATTACATCACCAAAGAACTCTCAATAGAAAAATAAACTAGAGCAAAAAGAATTATTAAATTAAAAAAATTGTAACAAATTTAAAATATAACTTATTAAATTCAATAAGCAAGTATCGTAAAATTGTTACTATAAGAAATAACTTATAAAATAAATTCAATGTAAATTCTTATACCAAAAATTAATCAATAAATCTTATATTAAAAATTATAATTAGTTATTCAGATAACATGGTTTTGTTTAGTGTCCAAATATAATAGCATAAAAAAAATTCAAATAAATATCTATATTTTTAAGTAGTAACAATTGATATTAGGTTTTCATGCTACCTACCGTAAAATAATTTTTTGTTATAGGAAAATAACAAAACAATTTTACAAAAAATTATATATCAAAAAATAATTCTATTGTATATAACTTACAGAAAAATGATAAAATAAATAGTGAAAATTGTTATAAAAATAGTGAAATTAATGTCACATATAATTGAAAATGAATTATTTTTTAAAAAAAATTACATCAAAGTGGTTTTAAGGGTAAAATAAGTATTGTGAACACAAAATGTAGGGTTAGTTTATTTAATTAAAGGTGAATTTTTTACAAAATAATAAAATAAAAATATCAACCATAATTTAATACAAAAATGAAACTAATATATATACTTGCATAGTCCAACAGAAGACATAATGTAAAGTACCTATAACTAAATAAGTAACAGAAATAAAATTATATAACTTATACTAAAACCAACAGATTAATATATATATATATATATATATATATATATATATATATATAAAATAAATATAGACACGTTTTCATCGATAATCTGAACAATTACATTAGAAAATTTATTCACCTAACGAAACTAACTTTGTGTCTTTTACAGTAAATGAGTTCAACAAAAAAGAATGATAAATTTTTTTAAAAAAATTATAAAATAACATTTCATACATTAATTAGAATAAAATAATTTAAACTAAAAACAAATGTTAAGCAAAATATAATAGAGAAACTTCCCGCAAGTGGAATATGATGAGTCCATGTAAATATTACATAACCATTATTAAAATAGGAGATCTCCATTATACAAATGTACTATTTGTATTGACAATTGATAGAATTAGAGAGATGGAGATGCTCTTAACACGAAACAATTTGGTTTTGGTTCGTACTCTATTATATGTTCGCTTCAGTTTCAAATGTATTTTGTTAAAAATATTGTACAATCAGTGAAGTTATTGCTTTAGTCGATAATGTTTGGCAATAAAAATATTAAAATGATAACATGGAGATTCATTATATATATCGACACATAAAAATAAATAATATATAGTAGAAAGTCTATAAATTAATACTCGGCAAATGAATAGACACAATAATTAATAAATTTTAGTTATTTTCAATTGGACATATGTAAAATATAACTGAATTCGATAAAATAATAATAACATAACTTTTATATATAAAATTTTTATATAAACATAAACAAATCATCTTTTAAAAAATGAATTAATCTTTCTTTCTTTTTAAAAAATTTCACTATTATGATGTTTTTATTGAATTACAAAGAAAATACATTTATATACTATCATCAAATTCAACACACGTTATATATCAAATAACTTAAATAAGTAGATAAAATTTAACTAACATATAGTATTATAAAGTTATTTTTTGGAAAACAAAAACAACTATTGTAAACAAACAAAATATATCTTATCACATATCAATATCTCACCTAAAACTTCCTGAAAGACGAAAATCATTGTCATACACATTTCTTGCAAATGCAAACCTAAAATACAAATCACAAAATCATACAAAAAATAATAACCTAGATCACAAGTAAAACATATCCCGCCCGTAGGACGGACCGACCCTAGTACTTAATACGAAACAGATGGAGTATTATCTTCTTCTATTTTTTTGCTTAGAATAGTGTATTAACTTTCCAAGGTAATACGTAGTTTTACACTTCCAAATTTAATCTTTGCGTACAATACATACAGTAAACTCTGCGTTTGAGTTCAGAAATCATTTTTTAATCTTTTTATGTATTTTATCTCTCAGTTAATATAAAATGTGATTTATTCAGATATTTTTATAGATTACTAAAATTATTTTCAATATATTTGCATAGATTTCTAGATTATTTGATCTCCATCATTTTGTGCTTTTTTGTTGCGAACACATTGTTGAAAAAATGTTTTTTTTATTTGCATGCTACTTATTAAAATTGTTTTCACTAACACATATTTATCTAGATATAAGATAATTTTATTTATTTGTATTGATTTGACATAATCGCTTTAATCTTTTATTAATAGAGTCAATAGGTTCATAACACAAAAAACATGGATATTACCAATCTACCTATAAGAGCATCTCCAACACATTGACATTTTCACCTATATAATAGCATTTAGAAGTGAAATTGCTTCAATCCACATCTAATTTTTTTCTTTATAATAGAGATCTCTATATTTTGTTTTTAATAATATACTCTAGTACCTCTCAGGCCTGCTTCCCAAGGTGCGCCGCTCAGATGGATCTCTGCTACCCTAGCTCCTCCGCTCCTTCCTCCTTCCTCTGAAGCAGCTCTGCTCTCTCTCCATGGTCTTGATGGTGACTGCTCCTCCATCGTGTATCAGGCCTCCTCCAGATCCGCCGCCGTTACCGTGTAAGCCCCCTCCGCTTGAAGCTTGCTCTCTAATCATCTCTCCGGAACCTCCAGACTCTACAGCCGCCCTCATTCACCTCCTCGCTCCTCTACACATCCTCGAACCTTCCGTCAGTTCTCCGGTTCCTGTGGTTGCAGTTACTCCTTTAAGTTTCTTTGCAACGACCAAGGGTTTAACCAGATCTGTTTTCGTATCATTTGGAGTGCGAGTTTCTACTACGTGTAGATTTCAGTCCAGTCCCACTTTCCAGATCGAGCCATGGTTTCTCTTTGTAGAAACCTCTCTTCGTTCAGAAGGTATCTTCTCTGTTTCTTCTTGCAACAAGCCATACATGGATAAGTATTACCTTGGTTTAGGTATTAGTTGTGTCAAGATGAATCATTTACCTCTGAATGAGGATGTTGTCCTCTCTTTGAATCTTCTCTTACCTCTGGTTGAGGATGTTACAAGCTCTATGCCTTTATCTCAGTATGAGAATTTGACTTTACCTCAGTATGAGGATGTTACTCTGTTTTATCTCCTTTTAGTACCTCCGTATGACGTTCGTATTAGGACCTTTGTCTTGTCGGCTCTGGTTTCTATGGTTGCCGAGATTGATGCTTTTAGAAATGGAGGTTTTGGATGGTATATCCATGGTATGTATGTAGCCCATGGCTCTCAATGCTCTATTCTATATGTGGTTTCAACCTTTACTGTCGAAACCTTGGCGCTGCAGGAAGCTCTTCTTGCAGGATCGTGTGCTGGACTCTCAAAGCTTCAAGTATTGTCAGACTCTAATGTCTTCTTCTCTGCCCTGCATTCAGGGATGGGTTTGAATGGGATCGCAGGTTGTCTTCTTGACATCACAAACCTTGCCACTCCCTTCACTCTGTTATCATTTAAGTTTTATCAGTGCACAACAGTATGTTTGGCTGTTGCTTTTGCTATGTATGTGTTTTCAGACTATGTTTCAGTTTTACTCTCTTTTGAGTTATGAATGAAAGAAACCCTTGACAAAAAAAAAAATAGAGATCTCTATATTTTCCTCTATATGTATGTGTTTTCAGACTATGTTTCAGTTTTACTCTCTTTTGAGTTATGAATGAAAGAAACCCTTGACAAAAAAAAAATAGAGATCTCTATATTTTACTCTATATTTAGAGATTGCTATTATAGAGAAATACACCGGAGCATATCTCAAATCTATTATAGAGTTTTTCTATTTTATATGTGTAAATAGGAAAATACATTGGATATGGTCTAAGTAAAATTTGGTGTCTAGCGATCAAGGTACCATCATATGAAATTTCGGGCATTTACCTAATTAAAGGGAAAGTTTTGTGTACATGGTGCAATCTCTCTTATTAATATATACATAACATATTATTTTTATGATTTTATTGGTTTGTGTTTGCCTATGTGGCATATACCAGAGAAACTAAATCAGCCCCTAGTATATATAAGATTTTGTCCACACTACCCATTGGTTTTTTTTTTTTTTTGTCATCGACTTTTACAGACTCATACTGACTCTGTAAACCACATCGGGTGATCTGCATCCATGTGAACAACGAAAGACGGTTGTGTCCTTGCACTGCGTGCGAGGCTATCCGCCTTGGTATTTTGCGTTCTTGGTACATAGATAATCTCTGATCGGAGGAAACTTGCTTTCAGGATTTTCAAATCTTCCAAATAACTTGCAAAAGCTGGTCATTCATCTGGTTCCGAAACCATCTTCACCAATCGAGAGCAATCTGTTGCAAACGTGACCTGAAACTGCCGTAAATTCCTCATACACTCCATTGCCCATATTAGTGCTTCCATCTCTGCGTGGAGAGGAGAGAGACTAGCTCTAACATTTCGCGCCCCCAACAACCCATCAAATCCTACTAACGTACTATACCAACCTTGTCCGGAAAAGGTATCATTTTCTTTCCAAGAACCATCTGTGAAACACCATCTGCCTGGAATCGCCGGGAGTGTCCTATCCTCCACAGTTTGTGTTGTCCGATGTTCGTTCAATATCTGTGCCTCAGCCCAAAGTGTTGATTCCGTTGCTGCCAACTTAAGGGTGTCCCTAGGATCAATGTCCAGGTTGCTAAAGACTTTATTATTCCTTCCTTTCCAAATGTACCATAATATCCAAGCAAACTGATGATCATCCATCTGAGGAAAGACTCTCCAAAAAAGATGATCCATGTTTGTGAAGAGAGAAGAGGTTGGAAAAATATCTGGATTTGAAGGTATCTTCGAGAGAGCCCAAACCTGAAGTGTTGGAGGACATTCCAAAAACACATGGTTTATTGATTCCTCAGAGGCTCCACATCTTGCACAACATGTGTCTCCTTGTATTCCTCTTGCATGCAGATTCTTCTTAACTGCTATACATCCGGTCACCAATTGCCAAAGAAAATGTTTTAACTTTGGAGGACACCTTATTTTCCAACAGAAAGCCTTTAGTACATCGACGGTAGGTCCAATGAGTAATGGTGGTCTTATCTTGTCTGGATAAACTTGTTCTGCCTGATATCCAGATTTAACTGTATATTTACCATTTTTTGTGAAGTGCCATCCATCTTTGTCTAACATCTGAGTCCTGCTCAGTGGTATAATTTCTATAATTTTCACATCCTGCGGATCCACCAAATCCCTAAGTACCTGTAAGTTCCAAGTTCGTGAAGTGGTATTAATGAGGGAATCCACTGTAAGGTCTGAGTAGAAATTGTGTTGATTTTTATTGGCTGGTCTCGGAGAGGATCCTGATCCCACCCGTTTGATTAGTCTTTTGTTTACCAGAGATCTAGCAGATACTATACTCCGCTAGCCATATGACGGAGAATATGAACGGATCGGTTCCAGGGGTGAGGCATTCCTAAAGTACCGACCTTTGAAGACACGAGAAAATAAGGTATTTGGCTTCTCTATCAGCCGCCACAACTGCTTAGCTAGCATCGCTGTGTTAAAATCCGTGATATCTTTGAACCCCAAACCTCCTTCATCCTTATCTACACATACTTTGTCCCATGATTTCCAGCGCATACCTTTTGTACTTCCCCCTGGACTCCACAAAAATCGTGCTACCGCACTCGTTAGCTTTTTTACAGTTGCCTTAGGCAAACGATAAACAGACATCACGTGATTTGGTAATGCCGTAACCACTGATTTAATAATCACTTCCTTTCCTCCCTTAGTGAAAAACCTAAAAGTCCACCCATTGACTCTGTTATTTTGTCGGTCTTGAACAAAGCCAAAAACTTGTATCTTGGACCCTCCAAGATTTTC
This genomic interval from Brassica oleracea var. oleracea cultivar TO1000 chromosome C2, BOL, whole genome shotgun sequence contains the following:
- the LOC106324572 gene encoding F-box protein At2g35280-like yields the protein MDQRRAKKQSLENMPEDLRMVIVSKVGADSALDYFNAIIASKSLCFRFDNRFIARDLNLEPLVKKPAQAKRYRSLMDSCLKANNVHAHFVTGMLQYFDSPNQFLGMHHLRIASKAGHLQERYVYGVLLMAIGQTEKGVRIINKLTDEKGIETVKNCIQDFTLSLYRLDRNVMDIYVTSFTAMKPDHQCQPPEINTACLKCYHFFLDI